Proteins encoded in a region of the Kwoniella botswanensis chromosome 2, complete sequence genome:
- a CDS encoding ribosomal protein S5 → MAEAQAQGQRGGFGRGRGGAGGRGRRGPRRGGKKEEEKEWVPVTKLGRLVKDGKIKSLEEIYLFSLPVKEYQIVDIFLPALKDEVMSIKPVQKQTSAGQRTRFKAFVAVGDFDGHVGLGVKCAKEVATAIRGAIIAAKLSITPVRRGYWGSHIAEPHTVPCKVSGKAGSVMCRLIPAPRGTGIVAAPASKRMLQMAGIQDCYTQSKGSTATQGNFLKATMAALSKTYQFQSPDLWKHVDVGNSPLDVYSGHLALAAKKAAAY, encoded by the exons atggctgaagctcaagctcaaggacaacgaggtggattcggtagaggacgaggtggtgctggtggaagaggacgaagaggtcccagaagaggtggtaagaaggaagaggagaaggaatg GGTCCCCGTCACCAAGCTCGGTCGACTCGTGAAAGACGGTAAAATCAAGTCTCTCGAGGAgatctacctcttctctctccctgTCAAGGAATACCAAATTGTAGACATCTTCCTCCCCGCCCTCAAGGACGAAGTCATGTCCATCAAACCCGTCCAAAAGCAAACTTCTGCCGGTCAACGAACTCGATTCAAGGCTTTCGTTGCCGTTGGTGATTTCGATGG ACACGTCGGTCTCGGTGTCAAATGCGCCAAGGAAGTCGCTACCGCCATCCGAGGAGCCATCATCGCTGCCAAGCTCTCCATCACCCCTGTCCGAAGAGGATACTGGGGTTCTCACATTGCTGAACCTCACACTGTCCCATGTAAAGTTTCCGGTAAAGCTGGTTCCGTCATGTGTCGATTGATCCCTGCCC CTCGAGGTACTGGTATCGTCGCCGCTCCAGCTTCCAAGAGAATGTTACAAATGGCCGGTATCCAAGACTGTTACACCCAATCTAAAGGTTCTACTGCCACTCAAGGAAACTTCTTGAAAGCTACCATGGCCGCTCTCTCAAAGACCTACCAATTCCAATCTCCCGATCTCTGGAAACACGTCGATGTTGGAAACTCTCCTTTGGACGTTTACTCTGGTCACCTCGCTCTTGCCGCCAAGAAAGCCGCTGCTTACTAA